GCTGCCGTTTACACAGAAGAAGCGGATGCGATAAACGAGTTGGTGGTCAACATTTCTAGTCACCCCCAGTAATACTGGTGGCTTAGACAGGTTCTCGTCGGGAGCCAAATCATCAAGACGTTTCTTAATGACAGTGACGAATTCATTAATATCGGTATCAGCAAAGTAAGATAAATCAACTTCACTACGGATAGGATTTCGTGAATTATTGACCACTACTTCAATTTGACGGTTAGGGATAAAATTCATGGTCCCGTCGAATCCACGGATAACAGTGGTTTTAATCCCAATTTTTTCTACGATCCCGCTGACTTGGTCGATCACTACGGAATCACCAACGTCTAGCTGGTGTTCTAGCAGGATGAACATGCCGTTGACCATGTCGGTAACCAAGCCTTGGGCGCCAATACCTACTGCAATACTGGCTATCCCAGCACCAGCTAAGAGCGTGGCAACTGGGACGCCAAGAATGGCTAGGGTAGAGTAACCAAGCAGGAAGTAATACACGTACTGGGTAATATTGGTCAGCAGGGCTTTCATGGTTTTTGACCGGTAGTTATTGTTGGAAAAACGGGCAGTTTTATCAAAGTAGGTATTAATCAAACGCACCGTAATCCGGCGAATGATGTATAGCAAGACCACCGTGAGAACTAATTGTAAGAGGGTGGTCAGTAAGTGGGATAAGATACTTTCAATATCGATATTGCCTAGATAATTGGTGAACCATTGACTGATGAATTGCATTGAGACTTTCCTTTCCTATTCATAGATATAGTTTATACGTTATTTCAATAAAGGTAAAGCCAAGCCACTGGAAGCGATTATATTTTGTATTATAGGTAAAAAATGGTATCATATAGGTATATTAAAAATAAGAAAGTCACTTAAAGATGTGAGGAGTGATGTATAGCATGACATGGAGTGAGATAGCGGCAATTATTGCTGCAGTATCCTTCGCTGTTTTAGTGGTTTTTCTTGTTTTATTTATCCGTCAATTGACACAAACCGTTAAGGAAGTTGTGAATACAGTTGATGAGGCCAATAAAACAATTGCCGTTCTCCGACGCGATGTCGACGGTATCTCAGTAGAAGCTCAAGGCCTACTTAATAAGACCAACCAACTACTGGAAGACGTTAACGGTAAGGTAGCTAAGGTTGATCCTTTATTCCAAGCAGTGGGAGATGTTGGGGTTTCCATTTCCGATGTGAATGATTCTACCCGCGATTTAGTATTGAATATCACCAATAAAGCGGATGAAAAAGTTGATCAAGCCAAAGCTGGTTACAAGAAAGTACGTCAAGCCAGTGAAAATAGCCAGGTTGATCCCAAGGTTTCTGGCTTTGAAAAGATTGGAAAATCAGCTAAATTACTTAAGAAAAAACGCGACATGCGTAAGGCTCAAGAACAATCTGAAACCAAGGCATTTTAGCCGAATAGTGTGAATGTGTTAAAAAGGAAAGGAAGTATATTTTATGTCAAATAAAACAGGTGCATTTTTACTCGGAGCAATTATTGGTGGATCAGCAGCGGCTGTAACCGCATTATTATTCGCGCCAAAATCTGGTAAAGAATTACGTCAAGACATCAATGACCAAGCTAACAACTTAAAAGACACAGCCATGGACTATGCTGATCTTGCAATCGAAAAGGGTAACACCATTTACGAAGCCACTTCAGATGCAGCTAACGACATCCGCGTTAACTTACAAGAAAGTGCAGACACCCTTAAAGACTCCTTACAAGAAACTGGCCGTGTAGCTAACGAACAATACCACAAGGCTAAAGACGACGTTAAGGAAGCTTACGACTACACCAAGGAATATGTCGATGAAGCTGCCCAAGATGCTAAAGATGAAGCCAAAAAAGCTGGTAAAGAAGTCGAAGAAAAATCAAAAGACGTTGCAGACACCGCTAAAAAAGAAGCTAAAGACGGCAAAGAAGAAGCCAAGAGCCAAGCTAAAAAATAAGGCTTAAGATAAAAAACATACTAAGATTAGCTCGAAGGTAAATCGACGGATTTATCTTCGAGCTATTTCTATTTTCAGATATAGTGTAAGTGAAAGGATAATCCGGACAAACTCTCAAGGGCTAGGAGCCCGAATTAAAAAACGGATTCTTTCACTCTTGTTTTTAATTTTGGTTTAAGTATGTTGAGCTGTGAGCTCGTGTTTAGGAAATTAGGATAAGAACAATGAAGTGAAAATCTTTCAAACCATTACGAAAGGAAGCTAGAAATGACTAAGTATTTATATGCATTTGATGTTTCCAAAGGAAAAGCGACACAAGTTCTGTATAAAAATAATAGATGTATTGAGGAAAGCCTTTTGGAATTCACTCGTAAGGGATTTGAAGAACTGTTACAGAATATCCAACAGATCTCTGGGGAAGTGACTCTTGCTTTTGAAACGACAGGTATCTATTCAAAGCCACTTGAACGATTTTGTCACAAAAATCATTTAACTTACCACAGTTTGAATCCTTTAGAAGTGTACAATCGAACTAATGGTTTGACATTAAGAAGAAATAAAACAGACCAAGCAGATGCTCATAAATTGGCACAAATCATGTCAATTTTTAACTTTCAACCTTCGGTAAGGAAAGAGCTTCGCTATGAAGAAATGAAGCGCATGAATGCTTATTATTTAGAACTACAAGAAGGTATCGACAGACTCTATGTTAAGTTTTTAGAAGGTATCTATCTTTGCTTTCCTGGTATCGAAAAAGTTTTCTCTAAATTAAAAAATGAATTTGCTTTAACTATTATTGAAAAATACCCACATCCCGACTATGTGCTAGAAACCTCTCGAACAGTCATCAAAAATATATTGAAAAAGTCAACATTAAAAAATATCTCTAAGCAAAGAGCTTTTCAAAAAGCTGATCAAATCATTGAGTGTGCAGCTTCTTCCTATCCTTCTGTCCATAAGGACAGTTTTTATTGTCAGGTGCTCAGTTTTTATGCCGCACATCTAAAAAATTTAATTAATCAAAAAGAACTTATTCAAGATAAGATGATTGCTTTGGGACGTCAGTTTTCTGAATTTATAATTTATGCCAGTGTACCAGGGATTGGGCAACTGTCGGCTTGTCAGTTAATTGCAGAATTAGGTGATTTATCCCGATTCGAGAACCACAAACAATTAAATGCCTATGTCGGAATTGATATTAGACGCTATCAATCAGGTAAATTTATAGGCCGAGACCATATCAACAAACGTGGAAATAAAAAAGCTAGAAAAATACTTTATATCATTATTACCAATATGATTCGCGCCCAGAGACATGCGCCAAATCATATCGTTGATTATTACTATACAAAAAACAGCCACCCTTTAATAAATGCCATAAGGTAGCTGTTATAGCGTGTATGAATAAGCTGCTTAAATGCCTATACGCGCTATTCAATCATCATACGAAGTATGATTATGAATTAAATGCCTCTCACCGCAACTAATTCATTTTTATAGTAACTAAAATTTTTAAAAGTCTCAATACAGAGGCTTATTTAGCATGCCAAATTTTCCGTAGAATATTCAAAAGATTAAATTTCTAAATAACACTATATATATTTAGTAACTTTATACTGATTTTTACTTGACTAATCGTAGGAAAGAGAGTGTGACAAAAGTCAAAAGAGCCCTGAACCACTGGAACAAACTATGGAAGATAGGCGCAAGCCTATCGCACATAGTTCGTGAAGTGGACGTCAGGGCTGACTTTTGGAACACGTTTTGATTAGATAGTTCGTGTTTTAAAAAGAGCCTGGGACTTTTGTCCCAGGCTTTTTATTTTGGAGATATAAGGCAAGAAGGATAAATTAATAGACATAAAAAAGAAGCCCCTAGAGGCTTCTTTTTTATGCTTCAGACTGCATGCGTTCTTTTTGGGCTTCATCTTTGGCAGTAAGGATGCGTTTAACCACTTTGAGACGGGTAAATTCTTCTCTTTCCTTTTCTTCAAGGGCCGAGGAGATGTCTCTTTGGGCGTCTTGTAATTGCGGAATAGTGATATTCTTCAAGGCGTTAACCCGTTTTTGGGTTTTTTGGATATTTGAGGCTAGCCGGTAAGCCGCGTTTTCCACTTGGGCCAGCTGCATCTCTAAGTCCTTAACTGCTTCAAAGGCAATCCGGGCTTCATCCATTTTTGTGGTGGTTTGAGAGAAGGAATAGGCCGGTTGCATGGCTTCGGCTTGGTAGTCGACCTCAGGCACCTCGCTACCCATGACGCTGCGGACTTTG
This genomic window from Aerococcus sp. Group 1 contains:
- a CDS encoding DUF948 domain-containing protein; amino-acid sequence: MTWSEIAAIIAAVSFAVLVVFLVLFIRQLTQTVKEVVNTVDEANKTIAVLRRDVDGISVEAQGLLNKTNQLLEDVNGKVAKVDPLFQAVGDVGVSISDVNDSTRDLVLNITNKADEKVDQAKAGYKKVRQASENSQVDPKVSGFEKIGKSAKLLKKKRDMRKAQEQSETKAF
- a CDS encoding mechanosensitive ion channel family protein, whose translation is MQFISQWFTNYLGNIDIESILSHLLTTLLQLVLTVVLLYIIRRITVRLINTYFDKTARFSNNNYRSKTMKALLTNITQYVYYFLLGYSTLAILGVPVATLLAGAGIASIAVGIGAQGLVTDMVNGMFILLEHQLDVGDSVVIDQVSGIVEKIGIKTTVIRGFDGTMNFIPNRQIEVVVNNSRNPIRSEVDLSYFADTDINEFVTVIKKRLDDLAPDENLSKPPVLLGVTRNVDHQLVYRIRFFCVNGSQEDVQSKYYEELTNALREAGIEQPDSQRAVSHISVDYKHAENEGE
- a CDS encoding IS110 family transposase, with amino-acid sequence MTKYLYAFDVSKGKATQVLYKNNRCIEESLLEFTRKGFEELLQNIQQISGEVTLAFETTGIYSKPLERFCHKNHLTYHSLNPLEVYNRTNGLTLRRNKTDQADAHKLAQIMSIFNFQPSVRKELRYEEMKRMNAYYLELQEGIDRLYVKFLEGIYLCFPGIEKVFSKLKNEFALTIIEKYPHPDYVLETSRTVIKNILKKSTLKNISKQRAFQKADQIIECAASSYPSVHKDSFYCQVLSFYAAHLKNLINQKELIQDKMIALGRQFSEFIIYASVPGIGQLSACQLIAELGDLSRFENHKQLNAYVGIDIRRYQSGKFIGRDHINKRGNKKARKILYIIITNMIRAQRHAPNHIVDYYYTKNSHPLINAIR
- a CDS encoding YtxH domain-containing protein, whose amino-acid sequence is MSNKTGAFLLGAIIGGSAAAVTALLFAPKSGKELRQDINDQANNLKDTAMDYADLAIEKGNTIYEATSDAANDIRVNLQESADTLKDSLQETGRVANEQYHKAKDDVKEAYDYTKEYVDEAAQDAKDEAKKAGKEVEEKSKDVADTAKKEAKDGKEEAKSQAKK
- a CDS encoding V-type ATP synthase subunit D; translation: MEVNHTPTKGNLMQVEKTLRLSKNGHELMDRKRMILMNEIMSLVQKAKKVQEQLKEAYQKAYECLFEAQGEIGLHTIADWAQDVPQSDSLSLKVRSVMGSEVPEVDYQAEAMQPAYSFSQTTTKMDEARIAFEAVKDLEMQLAQVENAAYRLASNIQKTQKRVNALKNITIPQLQDAQRDISSALEEKEREEFTRLKVVKRILTAKDEAQKERMQSEA